From one Lolium rigidum isolate FL_2022 chromosome 4, APGP_CSIRO_Lrig_0.1, whole genome shotgun sequence genomic stretch:
- the LOC124705448 gene encoding probable xyloglucan galactosyltransferase GT19, whose protein sequence is MPNSLLLLLFVVLRAVAGDSGDAAGDAPDPCAGRRIHIRTLPPPFNAQLLRHCDAAFPLADPSAAATSAPSCESLANHGLGPRTHARSHSWYRTDARLLEPFFHRRLLERRCLVADPAAADAVFVPYYAALDSLPYVLDPSLLNSSALHGAPLAQFLARDRPQILSRRHGHDHFMVLAGSAWDHSQPPRSEPRLWGTTSLVRLPEFENFTFLAFESRSWPWQEHAIPHPTSFHPASLPRLDAWLARARRSRRTTLMLYAGGVSRPSRPNIRGSILAECANRTDACVVVDCSAGKCSHDPVRYMRPMLGAKFCLEPPGDTPTRRSTFDAILAGCVPVFFEDAAARRQYGWHLPPGRYDEFSVHIQKETVVLGGVNIAETLAAVPDAEVRRMRERALEMAPRVLYRRHGSTTELREAGKDAIDLAVDGVLRRIRRRVLALDQGQPERIYEQEDDIVET, encoded by the coding sequence ATGCCCAAttccctcctgctcctcctcttcgtcgtcctccgcGCCGTTGCCGGCGACTCCGGGGACGCCGCCGGAGACGCGCCAGACCCATGCGCTGGACGCCGGATCCATATCCGTACCCTCCCCCCGCCCTTCAACGCGCAGCTCCTCCGCCACTGCGACGCCGCCTTCCCGCTCGCCGACCCATCCGCGGCGGCCACCTCCGCCCCGTCCTGCGAGTCGCTCGCTAACCACGGCCTCGGCCCGCGCACCCACGCCCGCAGCCACTCCTGGTACCGCACCGACGCGCGCCTCCTCGAGCCCTtcttccaccgccgcctcctcgagcGCCGCTGCCTCGTCGCCGACCCCGCAGCCGCGGACGCCGTCTTCGTCCCGTACTACGCGGCGCTCGACTCCCTCCCCTACGTCCTCGACCCCTCCCTCCTCAACTCCTCCGCGCTCCACGGCGCGCCCCTCGCCCAGTTCCTGGCGCGCGACCGGCCCCAGATCCTGTCGCGGCGGCATGGGCACGACCACTTCATGGTGCTCGCCGGGTCCGCGTGGGACCACTCGCAGCCGCCGCGCTCGGAGCCCCGGCTCTGGGGCACCACGTCGCTGGTCCGGCTGCCGGAGTTCGAGAACTTCACCTTCCTGGCGTTCGAGTCGCGCTCGTGGCCGTGGCAGGAGCACGCCATCCCGCACCCGACCTCCTTCCACCCGGCCTCGCTCCCGCGGCTCGACGCCTGGCTCGCGCGGGCGCGGCGTTCCCGCCGCACCACCCTGATGCTCTacgccggcggcgtctcgcgcccGTCCAGGCCCAACATCCGGGGCTCCATCCTCGCGGAGTGCGCGAACCGCACCGACGCGTGCGTCGTCGTGGACTGCTCCGCCGGCAAGTGCTCGCACGACCCCGTCCGGTACATGCGTCCGATGCTGGGCGCCAAGTTCTGCCTGGAGCCGCCGGGGGACACGCCGACGCGGCGGTCCACGTTCGACGCCATCCTGGCCGGGTGCGTGCCGGTGTTCttcgaggacgcggcggcgaggcggcAGTACGGCTGGCACCTCCCCCCCGGGCGGTACGACGAGTTCTCGGTGCACATACAGAAGGAGACGGTGGTGCTCGGGGGCGTCAACATCGCCGAGACGCTCGCGGCCGTGCCCGACGCAGAGGTGCGCAGGATGCGGGAGCGCGCTCTGGAGATGGCGCCCAGGGTGCTGTACCGGAGGCACGGGAGCACAACGGAGCTGAGAGAGGCCGGCAAGGACGCGATCGACCTCGCCGTGGACGGAGTGCTCCGGAGGATACGCAGGCGGGTGCTCGCGCTGGACCAAGGCCAGCCGGAGAGGATATACGAGCAGGAGGATGACATTGTCGAGACGTAG
- the LOC124708392 gene encoding flavin-containing monooxygenase FMO GS-OX-like 4 isoform X1 encodes MPSPSLRLAVVGAGAAGLAAARELRREGHVPVVFERAAAVGGTWLYAAPAPAAATDPLGAAATHSSLYASLRTNLPREVMGFLDFPFTAPSSVVDARRFPGHQEVLRYLEDFARRFDLYGLVRFETEVVGVRREAGGRWAVTSRKLGEKGEQDEEVYDAVVVCNGHYTEPRIASIPGADTWPGKQMHSHNYRVPEPFLDQVVIVIGASASAVDISRDIASVAKEVHIADRSAPASTCEQQPGYDNMWLHSMIDRAQEDGSVVFQDGHSIKADVIMHCTGYLYDFPFLGDDSTISVDDNCVDPLYKHVFPIEVAPDLSFIGLPWKVNLLATYALLCRCTYNCLSNALGSITRGLCLIQVIPFPLFELQSKWVAGVLSGRIKLPSKDEMMEDVKNIYLRRETRGWPKRYTHNFSGGYQFDYDDWLAEQCGHPPIEEWRKLMYAANSKNKAARPETYRDEWDDDHLVAQANEDFKKYL; translated from the exons ATGCCGTCGCCCtcgctccgcctcgccgtcgtcggcgcgGGTGCGGCCGGCCTGGCGGCGGCGCGTGAGCTCCGCCGCGAGGGCCACGTCCCCGTGGTCTtcgagcgcgccgccgccgtggggGGCACCTGGCTCTACGCCGCCCCGGCGCCCGCAGCCGCCACCGACCCGCTCGGCGCCGCCGCAACCCACTCCAGCCTCTACGCCTCGCTCCGCACCAACCTCCCCCGCGAGGTCATGGGCTTCCTCGACTTCCCGTTCACCGCGCCCAGCTCCGTCGTCGACGCGCGCAGGTTTCCCGGCCACCAGGAGGTGCTCCGGTACCTTGAGGACTTTGCGCGGCGGTTCGATCTGTACGGGCTCGTCAGGTTCGAGACGGAGGTGGTTGGAGTCCGGAGGGAGGCCGGCGGGAGGTGGGCGGTGACTTCGAGGAAGCTCGGGGAGAAGGGCGAGCAAGACGAGGAGGTGTATGATGCCGTCGTGGTTTGCAACGGGCACTACACAGAGCCTCGCATCGCCTCCATACCCG GGGCAGATACCTGGCCCGGAAAGCAGATGCATAGCCACAATTACCGTGTTCCCGAGCCATTCCTTGATCAA GTAGTGATCGTAATCGGAGCCTCGGCAAGTGCAGTTGACATTTCGAGAGACATTGCAAGCGTTGCAAAGGAGGTTCATATTGCTGACAGATCAGCACCCGCTTCCACCTGCGAACAGCAACCTGGATATGATAATATGTGGCTCCATTCCATG ATTGACCGAGCACAGGAAGATGGCAGTGTGGTGTTCCAGGATGGCCACTCAATCAAAGCGGATGTCATTATGCACTGCACTGG CTACCTGTATGACTTCCCATTCCTTGGCGATGATAGCACCATTTCTGTGGACGACAACTGCGTTGATCCATTATACAAGCATGTTTTCCCTATAGAAGTGGCTCCTGACCTATCTTTCATCGGATTGCCGTGGAAGGTCAATTTGCTTGCAACTTATGCTCTTCTGTGCAGATGCACTTACAACTGCCTTTCCAATGCTCTAGGATCTATAACTCGCGGCCTCTGTTTAATTCAGGTTATCCCTTTTCCACTGTTTGAACTCCAAAGCAAATGGGTTGCTGGTGTTCTGTCTGGACGAATCAAGCTTCCATCCAAAGATGAAATGATGGAAGATGTCAAAAACATCTACTTGAGACGGGAAACTCGTGGATGGCCTAAGAGATACACCCACAATTTTAGTGGTGGCTATCAG TTTGACTATGATGATTGGCTCGCGGAGCAATGCGGCCATCCACCAATTGAAGAATGGAGGAAGCTGATGTATGCTGctaattccaagaacaaggcagctCGTCCGGAGACGTACCGTGATGAGTGGGACGATGATCATTTGGTGGCACAGGCAAATGAGGATTTCAAGAAATACCTATAA
- the LOC124708392 gene encoding flavin-containing monooxygenase FMO GS-OX-like 4 isoform X2: protein MPSPSLRLAVVGAGAAGLAAARELRREGHVPVVFERAAAVGGTWLYAAPAPAAATDPLGAAATHSSLYASLRTNLPREVMGFLDFPFTAPSSVVDARRFPGHQEVLRYLEDFARRFDLYGLVRFETEVVGVRREAGGRWAVTSRKLGEKGEQDEEVYDAVVVCNGHYTEPRIASIPGADTWPGKQMHSHNYRVPEPFLDQVVIVIGASASAVDISRDIASVAKEVHIADRSAPASTCEQQPGYDNMWLHSMIDRAQEDGSVVFQDGHSIKADVIMHCTGYLYDFPFLGDDSTISVDDNCVDPLYKHVFPIEVAPDLSFIGLPWKVIPFPLFELQSKWVAGVLSGRIKLPSKDEMMEDVKNIYLRRETRGWPKRYTHNFSGGYQFDYDDWLAEQCGHPPIEEWRKLMYAANSKNKAARPETYRDEWDDDHLVAQANEDFKKYL, encoded by the exons ATGCCGTCGCCCtcgctccgcctcgccgtcgtcggcgcgGGTGCGGCCGGCCTGGCGGCGGCGCGTGAGCTCCGCCGCGAGGGCCACGTCCCCGTGGTCTtcgagcgcgccgccgccgtggggGGCACCTGGCTCTACGCCGCCCCGGCGCCCGCAGCCGCCACCGACCCGCTCGGCGCCGCCGCAACCCACTCCAGCCTCTACGCCTCGCTCCGCACCAACCTCCCCCGCGAGGTCATGGGCTTCCTCGACTTCCCGTTCACCGCGCCCAGCTCCGTCGTCGACGCGCGCAGGTTTCCCGGCCACCAGGAGGTGCTCCGGTACCTTGAGGACTTTGCGCGGCGGTTCGATCTGTACGGGCTCGTCAGGTTCGAGACGGAGGTGGTTGGAGTCCGGAGGGAGGCCGGCGGGAGGTGGGCGGTGACTTCGAGGAAGCTCGGGGAGAAGGGCGAGCAAGACGAGGAGGTGTATGATGCCGTCGTGGTTTGCAACGGGCACTACACAGAGCCTCGCATCGCCTCCATACCCG GGGCAGATACCTGGCCCGGAAAGCAGATGCATAGCCACAATTACCGTGTTCCCGAGCCATTCCTTGATCAA GTAGTGATCGTAATCGGAGCCTCGGCAAGTGCAGTTGACATTTCGAGAGACATTGCAAGCGTTGCAAAGGAGGTTCATATTGCTGACAGATCAGCACCCGCTTCCACCTGCGAACAGCAACCTGGATATGATAATATGTGGCTCCATTCCATG ATTGACCGAGCACAGGAAGATGGCAGTGTGGTGTTCCAGGATGGCCACTCAATCAAAGCGGATGTCATTATGCACTGCACTGG CTACCTGTATGACTTCCCATTCCTTGGCGATGATAGCACCATTTCTGTGGACGACAACTGCGTTGATCCATTATACAAGCATGTTTTCCCTATAGAAGTGGCTCCTGACCTATCTTTCATCGGATTGCCGTGGAAG GTTATCCCTTTTCCACTGTTTGAACTCCAAAGCAAATGGGTTGCTGGTGTTCTGTCTGGACGAATCAAGCTTCCATCCAAAGATGAAATGATGGAAGATGTCAAAAACATCTACTTGAGACGGGAAACTCGTGGATGGCCTAAGAGATACACCCACAATTTTAGTGGTGGCTATCAG TTTGACTATGATGATTGGCTCGCGGAGCAATGCGGCCATCCACCAATTGAAGAATGGAGGAAGCTGATGTATGCTGctaattccaagaacaaggcagctCGTCCGGAGACGTACCGTGATGAGTGGGACGATGATCATTTGGTGGCACAGGCAAATGAGGATTTCAAGAAATACCTATAA
- the LOC124649111 gene encoding uncharacterized protein LOC124649111, with translation MATAWVRSLSCRSYGVADAVVAPSPTPSKKMTQTFPVSCAAAEDVRDSVAPPTRQHASKHEKPPRRERRRGGHERERQQDARPRARKKPKQAFMPSPSPAAPAPSAFLTMAELPEGHSSRQVVELIFSSGWGPASAAAAPPEVEAMFRVHSAARAVARFEDARAAARAHGAAARCGADGNEMMRFQCRPAAGAVFGAGVATCQLGPCSSAVRTFACSGAAHARAAASFSPSPGAGRRAMLVCRVIAGRVRTAHGQDQHGRHHRSSDYDSVDMGDGELVVLDSRAVLPCFLIIYKV, from the coding sequence ATGGCGACGGCGTGGGTGCGGTCCCTGAGCTGCAGATCCTACGGCGTGGCCGACGCCGTCGTCGCGCCGTCCCCGACCCCGAGCAAGAAGATGACGCAGACCTTCCCCGTCTCGTGCGCTGCCGCGGAGGACGTGAGGGACTCGGTGGCGCCTCCCACGCGGCAGCACGCCTCGAAGCACGAGAAGCCGCCGCGGCGGGAGAGGCGGAGGGGCGGGCACGAGCGGGAGCGGCAGCAGGACGCGAGGCCGCGGGCCAGGAAGAAGCCGAAGCAGGCGTTCATGCCGTCCCCCTCGCCGGCCGCCCCGGCTCCCTCGGCGTTCCTGACGATGGCGGAGCTGCCGGAGGGCCACTCGTCGCGGCAGGTGGTGGAGCTCATCTTCTCCTCCGGGTGGGGCCCCGCGTCCGCCGCGGCCGCGCCGCCGGAGGTGGAGGCGATGTTCCGGGTGCACAGCGCGGCCAGGGCGGTGGCGCGGTTCGAGGACGCCAGGGCGGCCGCCCGCGCGCACGGCGCCGCCGCGCGGTGCGGCGCCGACGGCAACGAGATGATGCGCTTCCAGTGCCGCCCGGCCGCTGGCGCCGTCTTCGGCGCCGGCGTCGCCACCTGCCAGCTCGGCCCCTGCAGCTCCGCGGTGCGCACCTTCGCCTGCAGCGGCGCCGCCCACGCCAGAGCCGCCGCGTCGTTTTCGCCGTCGCCCGGCGCGGGCCGGAGGGCCATGCTGGTGTGCCGGGTCATCGCCGGGCGCGTCCGCACGGCGCACGGCCAGGACCAGCACGGCCGGCACCACCGCTCCTCGGACTACGACTCCGTGGACATGGGCGACGGCGAGCTCGTCGTCCTCGACAGCCGCGCCGTTCTCCCCTGCTTCCTCATCATCTACAAGGTCTAG